Proteins from a single region of Paraglaciecola sp. T6c:
- a CDS encoding glycoside hydrolase family 2 TIM barrel-domain containing protein, producing the protein MKKWSFIVLLYGCLSSCVLADTEARKTIDFNFDWQFHLGEVEGAFIPDNAEGVEWERVRLPHDWSVDLPYSQEKSASSTGFKAGGIGWYRKPFSLSQSDMNKAMWFEFDGIYNNAEIWINGHFAGRRPSGYSSFAIDLSAHALAGKNMVTVKVNRTAYNDARWYTGSGIYRDVRLVKANQNHIEHWGVQVLTPKVSADKASVSVRAELALTDLALSGINEAKESNSSNLYLDVQILDPDGKQVAASKTKLKQGQATVINSELQLQRPQLWTLEQPNLYTAKVALRSKLGVVDSTETQFGVRSLAFDPDQGFLLNGKSTEFKGVNLHHDAGAVGAAVPKEIWRYRLEKLQSVGVNALRLAHNPHSTDLLDLADEMGFLVIAEMFDDWLRPKDKSVVFLSDNAGKGDAVKSYTEHFPQWAERDLSDLIRRDFNHPSVIMWSIGNEIEWTYPYYNASQQWDGDKKDYHGKNPPVYDPIRVRKEFDNNKGQEVDHLARTAKYLANIVKKLDVSRPVTAGMVTPSVNFVSGYADALDVAGFNYRSQEYDAAHEMYPDKPIYGSENWGTWPEWKAAKDRAFVPGIFIWTGFAYKGEAGPWPRKGLEISLFDYAGNKTPRGHQFEGFWVDEPKVYLATIEAAESEYQFNEQEGWVFTERAHPIEKMQWLRAWEWYDVDDSWNYQPQQDVIVHVYSNTEQSELLLNGVSLGKQSISDDNNRILFWQLPFTAGELKVVGYNDGQPVAEYALHTHQTIASIELTSTKTQMQADQYDVAHVHVRLVDKNGNTVLNHDDSVRFSVSGPGTLLAVDNGWENSVQDERADNILPHQGRALAIIQSTDLAGDITLRVDTQGAEPVFITLNSSK; encoded by the coding sequence ATGAAAAAATGGTCATTCATCGTATTGCTATATGGCTGCCTGAGCAGCTGCGTTTTAGCCGATACCGAAGCAAGAAAAACGATAGATTTCAATTTTGACTGGCAGTTCCATCTTGGTGAAGTAGAAGGAGCCTTTATCCCTGATAACGCTGAAGGCGTTGAGTGGGAGCGAGTAAGGTTACCTCATGATTGGTCGGTCGATTTACCCTATTCACAAGAAAAAAGCGCATCAAGCACCGGCTTTAAAGCAGGTGGAATAGGCTGGTATCGAAAGCCATTTTCGCTGTCTCAAAGTGACATGAACAAAGCCATGTGGTTCGAATTTGACGGCATTTATAACAATGCTGAAATTTGGATAAACGGCCACTTTGCAGGGCGACGTCCCAGCGGCTACAGCAGCTTTGCTATCGATCTGTCAGCACATGCGTTAGCGGGCAAAAACATGGTCACCGTCAAAGTGAATCGCACTGCCTACAATGACGCAAGATGGTATACCGGCTCTGGCATATACCGTGACGTTCGATTGGTGAAAGCCAATCAAAATCATATTGAACATTGGGGAGTTCAAGTCTTAACGCCTAAGGTCAGCGCCGATAAAGCAAGTGTTTCTGTCCGTGCTGAGTTGGCACTCACTGACCTTGCACTCTCTGGTATAAATGAAGCTAAAGAGTCTAATAGCTCGAACTTATATCTAGATGTCCAAATCTTAGACCCAGATGGTAAGCAAGTTGCTGCATCAAAAACTAAGCTCAAACAAGGCCAGGCAACTGTAATAAACAGTGAACTGCAGTTGCAGCGTCCCCAGCTGTGGACGCTTGAACAACCGAACTTGTACACCGCTAAGGTGGCGCTGCGCAGTAAACTGGGAGTTGTCGATTCAACCGAAACGCAATTTGGCGTAAGAAGCCTTGCTTTCGATCCAGACCAAGGCTTTTTACTTAATGGCAAAAGCACTGAGTTTAAAGGTGTCAATTTGCATCATGATGCAGGGGCCGTGGGGGCAGCCGTGCCAAAAGAAATTTGGCGTTACCGCCTAGAAAAGCTTCAATCTGTTGGAGTGAATGCCCTGCGATTGGCACACAACCCCCACTCGACAGATCTGCTCGATTTAGCTGACGAGATGGGCTTTTTAGTCATCGCTGAAATGTTTGATGATTGGTTGCGCCCGAAAGACAAGAGCGTGGTATTTTTAAGCGATAACGCCGGCAAGGGAGATGCGGTTAAATCCTACACTGAGCATTTCCCCCAATGGGCCGAGCGCGACCTAAGCGATTTGATCCGTCGTGATTTTAATCATCCCTCCGTCATCATGTGGAGTATCGGTAATGAAATCGAGTGGACATACCCTTACTACAATGCGTCTCAACAATGGGATGGTGACAAAAAAGATTATCACGGCAAAAACCCACCTGTTTACGACCCTATCAGGGTACGCAAAGAATTTGATAACAACAAAGGTCAAGAAGTCGACCATCTTGCGCGAACGGCCAAATACCTAGCAAACATCGTTAAAAAGCTCGATGTATCACGACCCGTTACCGCTGGCATGGTCACCCCATCAGTGAACTTTGTAAGCGGCTATGCCGATGCTCTTGACGTAGCGGGCTTTAATTATCGCTCGCAAGAGTACGACGCAGCCCACGAGATGTACCCAGATAAACCAATTTATGGCTCGGAAAACTGGGGCACGTGGCCAGAATGGAAAGCAGCCAAAGATCGTGCATTCGTGCCGGGCATTTTTATTTGGACAGGCTTCGCATACAAAGGCGAGGCAGGGCCTTGGCCGCGCAAAGGATTAGAGATTTCCTTGTTCGACTATGCGGGCAATAAAACCCCTCGTGGTCATCAGTTTGAAGGGTTTTGGGTTGACGAACCTAAGGTTTATTTGGCGACCATAGAGGCCGCTGAATCTGAGTACCAGTTTAATGAACAAGAAGGTTGGGTGTTTACCGAACGTGCTCACCCTATTGAAAAAATGCAGTGGCTTAGAGCATGGGAATGGTATGACGTTGACGATAGCTGGAACTATCAACCGCAACAAGACGTTATCGTTCACGTTTATTCAAACACCGAGCAAAGTGAATTACTGTTAAACGGGGTTTCACTGGGCAAGCAATCTATCAGTGACGACAATAACCGTATTTTATTTTGGCAGTTACCGTTCACAGCAGGCGAGCTAAAGGTCGTTGGTTACAATGATGGGCAGCCTGTTGCAGAGTACGCATTACATACCCACCAAACTATCGCATCCATAGAACTCACGTCGACTAAAACCCAAATGCAAGCGGATCAGTACGATGTTGCTCATGTGCATGTCAGGTTGGTGGATAAAAACGGCAACACCGTCCTTAACCATGATGACAGCGTACGCTTTAGTGTGTCTGGTCCTGGCACCTTACTGGCTGTGGACAACGGTTGGGAGAACAGCGTACAAGACGAACGTGCAGATAATATTTTACCTCACCAAGGGCGAGCCTTAGCCATTATTCAGTCTACTGACCTAGCGGGAGACATTACCTTACGGGTGGATACCCAAGGTGCTGAGCCTGTTTTTATAACCTTGAACAGCAGTAAATAA
- a CDS encoding family 16 glycosylhydrolase, which produces MKLILKATMKAMVSGLSLTLCTVSDAQELTVPPPGYTAIIQKSDLVQRQNQQFPLSDQNNKGKWVLNSQFTDEFDGQILDTQRWHPTNPGWKGREPTFFHKDNTRLEGGELVMSINQHGDTELPEGYTHSSGFIKTKERVLYGYFESEAKLMDAPWVSGFWLTMGTKEWWTEIDIQENCPCVDGQRHDINSNLHVFRSPKEHGNVKKHFSDSKKYYHPDEIQKDYHVWGLEWNEDVIRFFIDGFMFREVENTHWHQPLTINVNNESNKWFNALPDDNRTDEEYRVKYVRVWQQRQ; this is translated from the coding sequence ATGAAACTAATATTAAAAGCGACAATGAAGGCGATGGTCAGCGGGTTGTCTTTGACATTGTGTACCGTGAGTGACGCACAGGAGTTAACTGTGCCGCCCCCTGGATACACGGCCATTATCCAAAAAAGCGATTTAGTGCAGCGGCAAAACCAGCAGTTCCCTTTGTCGGATCAAAACAACAAGGGCAAGTGGGTTTTAAATTCACAGTTTACTGATGAATTCGATGGCCAAATATTGGATACCCAACGTTGGCACCCAACTAACCCTGGTTGGAAAGGGCGAGAGCCGACCTTTTTTCACAAAGACAATACTCGCTTAGAAGGCGGCGAGCTGGTTATGTCTATTAATCAACATGGAGATACCGAATTACCTGAAGGATATACACATTCATCAGGGTTTATTAAAACCAAAGAGCGTGTGCTTTATGGCTATTTTGAGTCAGAAGCAAAGTTAATGGATGCCCCTTGGGTATCTGGGTTCTGGTTGACCATGGGCACCAAAGAGTGGTGGACAGAAATTGACATTCAAGAGAATTGCCCCTGTGTTGATGGCCAGCGTCACGATATCAACAGTAACCTGCATGTGTTTCGCTCGCCTAAGGAGCATGGGAATGTCAAAAAACATTTCTCTGATTCAAAGAAATACTATCACCCAGATGAGATTCAAAAGGACTATCACGTTTGGGGGCTAGAATGGAACGAAGACGTGATCCGCTTTTTTATTGACGGTTTTATGTTTCGAGAAGTTGAAAATACCCATTGGCACCAGCCGCTGACAATTAACGTTAATAATGAATCAAACAAATGGTTTAACGCCTTACCAGATGATAATCGTACGGATGAAGAATATAGAGTTAAATACGTGCGCGTGTGGCAACAGCGTCAGTAA
- a CDS encoding putative glycoside hydrolase: MQNTKKSYTRHTLALVLTGLFTAQAFSFGTDPVSSYLTQGKAVGNWTASIGNGLNYYIPLEDQQAATARGNLTVRPAQQNTKGDALNLKWKGRKVKNEWGGNALYDSTFSLGRSNADISSVKKIAALVLNIKVLRAPNALTKLTMQCNNSNKCIGELPINTALGKLQKDQWLNVPIPLSCFDKSGQFDFSNVTSISIGTQGKMEIELANIGLAPLPDDASGC, encoded by the coding sequence ATGCAAAACACAAAAAAATCTTACACGCGACACACATTAGCACTTGTCTTAACCGGCTTGTTTACCGCTCAAGCATTCAGCTTTGGTACCGATCCTGTGTCTAGTTACTTGACGCAAGGCAAGGCCGTGGGCAATTGGACGGCGTCGATAGGTAATGGCTTGAATTACTATATTCCCTTGGAGGATCAACAAGCCGCCACGGCTAGGGGGAACTTAACGGTCCGCCCAGCACAGCAAAATACCAAGGGGGACGCGCTGAACCTAAAGTGGAAGGGCCGGAAAGTGAAAAATGAATGGGGTGGCAACGCGCTCTACGACAGCACCTTCAGCTTAGGAAGAAGCAATGCGGATATATCGTCGGTGAAAAAAATAGCGGCATTAGTGCTTAACATAAAGGTGCTACGGGCACCGAATGCGTTAACTAAGCTCACGATGCAATGCAATAACTCAAATAAATGTATCGGTGAGTTGCCCATTAATACGGCGCTGGGGAAATTACAAAAAGACCAATGGCTGAATGTGCCCATACCGTTAAGTTGTTTTGATAAATCTGGCCAGTTCGATTTTAGCAACGTCACCAGTATATCGATTGGCACCCAAGGCAAAATGGAGATTGAATTAGCGAATATTGGCTTAGCCCCGCTGCCCGATGACGCTTCTGGTTGCTAG
- a CDS encoding tryptophan halogenase family protein, which translates to MKKTTITILGGGTAGWMSAAILAKGLPNDRFHIRLVESPDIPSVGVGEASIPPLTLLLKYLELDEHRFLMRLNGTYKYGIQFEDWSEIGNRYMHAFGDIGTPFNALSFPQAWLKYAGPLNLTDLGSYIPSAVAAKAGKFHPPLAIPKGANPQHFYPLSLLFYAYQFDASKLADLLKQYAQEHLVEHIEGTVSRVNNKRNGDISSLSLRDGRNVSGEYFVDCSGMYGRLNKVHYGCKFNDWSHELPCDAAIAVQTKRDTPAAAYTKSIAMNAGWRWEIPLRDRTGNGYVFSSRFLTDEQALQELKKALAGEQLITEPKILHFKTGCLTTPWHRNSIAIGLASGFLEPLESTSIHLIHKYALELKDALISGQDRAHEAKRFNRMFYHEAVSIKDFLLTHYHVSKRTDTPFWQHCKTMPIPQTLQHYLAEFNRTGYINLPESSLFPFQSWFQVLVGQGYLGDYSAFSDKQFDAQQAEPFFNNVKLAIQSEVARLAPHQSYLQ; encoded by the coding sequence ACATTCCAAGTGTCGGCGTCGGTGAAGCCTCCATCCCGCCACTCACCCTATTATTAAAATATTTAGAATTAGACGAGCACCGTTTTTTAATGCGACTTAACGGTACATATAAGTACGGTATTCAGTTTGAAGATTGGTCTGAAATAGGTAACCGATACATGCATGCGTTTGGAGATATTGGTACGCCATTCAACGCACTTTCATTCCCCCAGGCTTGGCTCAAATACGCGGGCCCCCTTAACCTAACCGATCTCGGTAGTTATATCCCCAGTGCAGTGGCGGCAAAGGCGGGCAAGTTTCATCCGCCGCTGGCCATTCCAAAAGGCGCTAACCCACAACACTTCTACCCTCTTTCATTGCTATTTTATGCGTACCAATTTGATGCCAGCAAGCTTGCAGACTTGTTAAAGCAATACGCACAGGAACACTTGGTTGAACATATTGAAGGCACAGTGAGTCGTGTTAATAACAAACGCAACGGAGACATATCAAGTTTGAGTTTACGCGATGGACGTAATGTTTCTGGGGAGTATTTTGTCGATTGCTCCGGTATGTATGGACGTTTAAATAAGGTGCACTACGGATGTAAATTCAACGATTGGAGCCATGAATTGCCTTGTGACGCTGCTATCGCCGTACAGACGAAACGCGATACGCCTGCTGCAGCCTATACCAAATCAATCGCTATGAACGCTGGCTGGCGCTGGGAAATTCCCCTGCGTGATCGCACAGGAAACGGATACGTATTCTCTAGCCGATTTCTAACTGACGAGCAAGCATTACAAGAACTGAAGAAGGCACTTGCAGGTGAACAACTCATCACCGAGCCTAAGATCCTTCATTTTAAAACAGGCTGTTTGACTACGCCTTGGCATCGCAACAGTATTGCCATCGGGCTTGCTAGCGGGTTTCTTGAGCCTCTTGAGTCGACCAGTATTCATCTTATTCACAAATACGCACTCGAGCTAAAAGATGCACTTATCTCTGGGCAAGACAGAGCTCACGAGGCCAAGCGTTTTAACCGCATGTTTTATCATGAGGCTGTAAGCATAAAAGACTTTTTGCTCACGCATTATCATGTATCTAAACGTACCGACACCCCATTCTGGCAACACTGTAAGACGATGCCGATCCCGCAAACATTGCAACATTACTTGGCCGAATTTAACCGCACTGGCTACATCAACTTACCTGAAAGTAGTTTGTTTCCTTTTCAAAGTTGGTTTCAAGTGTTGGTGGGGCAAGGCTACTTAGGGGACTATTCCGCTTTTTCAGACAAACAGTTCGATGCGCAGCAAGCTGAGCCGTTCTTCAATAACGTGAAACTCGCCATACAGTCAGAAGTCGCACGCTTAGCACCGCATCAGTCCTACCTCCAATAG